TACTCTTCCTCACTTACTTTAGTGTACTTCACCTTAATTTCATTATTGTGGATAAAGGGTAAGTAGGCCTCACTGTACAACAAGCTATATAAAGAATCTTTACGTAATCCATAGGTATTTTCGACATAAACTAAAAACTTCTCGATCGAGATCGGTGCTAACTCGTAAAATAAACTTTTCAAAAACTCGTCTTTTTTCGTTTTCACACAAAATTCTGGCATTTTGGTAAAAGTCACACCCTCTACCTCAATGCATTTCTTATATAAGTTGTGCAGCTCATACTCTGAGTTAACGTTTAGCTCAAACATTAAAGCTTCATTTTCTTTAAATAATTTCGACATATGATACACGCCGGGATCTAAATCTAAAAGATCTTTTAAATGGTTAATCACTTCGGGTTCAATTATGGTGGTGTCATAAAACCGGAAACTATTGCTTTTGGTGCGTAGAATCTTTTGCGAACGATCTGGTATCCCTAATCCACTTCGCTCAGTATAAAAAAGGGACGGACTCAACTGATGCTCAGCAATATAGTCGTTCGCTACCTCAATAAATTCCTCGTTACTTACTGCAGTTTGCCCGAAATGATACATAAGATGCTCAAAGAAGGCTACTTTATTATTGTAAGATACAACTTGTTTTTCAAAGTTAATGTAGCAATTAAAATGTTCTAAGATTATTCTCTGCTGTTCTTCTGTTAAGGGGAGCTCTCTTAACGCTTCTATAGCGCTCTTAACACCTCGTTTTAGTCTTACATTTAAAAGTTGATACACTTCCAAAGCTTCTCCGTACACTGCAGAAAACAGGTTTTCATCCCAGTTGTATGTTTCAAATATTTCCTTATAATAAATAAGTTCTTCAAGTTGTGGTAAACGATTAAGCAATTTAGCTTCTCTCTGTCGAATACGTTCACGTGACACACCCAAGCTTACACCAATTTCCTTTAAGGTCTCGCCATTCATACGACGAATCAATATATACTTGTCATTAAAATCTCTCGCTAAAAATAGTTTTATTGTTCTATAGTTTTTAGTGAATCCAAGGCGAGGTGTATAAGTCAAGTATTTTTCAGTAGTTTTTTTCTCTAAAAATTGTTTGATCCTCTGCTTATCAATTTCAATTTTCGGTAATTGAAGTTTGAAACTTAACTCATTACATAGGGAGTCAATAGTTACATAATGACGTGGCGGTAGTTGTTCGCAGATTTGGAATAAATAAAAATTGTACATTTTTGGTGAGATGTCTAATTGAAATAGAGTTTCGCATGAGTTATACGCTTCCATGATCCGTTTAAAAATAGCTTTTTTGTTTTTTCGTCCTATTCGTTCAAAAAAAACATCATATGTCATAGATGCTAGTTGAGGATATGTGATGTCGTTATCTACAAGCAATCGAATATTAGCCGTTGATAAATTTGCAGCGCCCAACTTGTAAACTGATTGTACATACTCTTCAGGAGTTAATGAAGCTAATGCCTCAATTACTTTTTGAGTTATTGCTTTCTTTTTCATTTGCATTTGGGAAACCTTGGTAGAACCCACTAAAAAATCATTGACAACAAACCCATCTCCCACAAGTTTATCAATAATATTTTTTGACAAATTGAATTCTAATAAACAGTAAAACGTACACGGATTAAATAAGTAATGAAACCTACTTCGTTGATGCATATATGTTTCTCCTCGCAAAAATTTCGGAAGTTCTCTAATTCTATTTTTCAAAGTATAGTAATTTTTTAAATAATTCTATCTATTATTATTTTAACTCAATTAACTCTATCCGTCATAAAAATCTTAATAAAACATAAATTAAAAAACCTATAATAATCATTTAATTCACGTATTATTTAAGTAAGAAGTAAATTTGAAGTATGCATCTTTTACATTTTTCCTAACATAACTGAGGAAACAGCATGGCCAATATTACCAATACTTTAGAATAACTTGACTTTCAAAAGCATCACTATTGAATAATACTAAAAAGGTATCTGTTCTCAATTATTGAGTTCAGATACCTTAGTCTATTTATAAAATACAATATAAGGTTTTGACGGATTACTAGTTCATTTCGGAGGCTGTAAATACCCAAGGAACTTCCTTTTTAAAAACCTTTCATATACCATCTACAACCATTAAAAAATTTTTGCGTGGTTAACCATGACTATTCCGCAATGCCCCTAGAAATGGTGCTACAATTCTATCGCCATCGATTTAGGTACCGACAATATTCATTTAAGTCAAAATCTTCATAAAGAAAGCTCATAGAAAATCAACTATTAATTAATGCT
The Halobacillus halophilus DSM 2266 DNA segment above includes these coding regions:
- a CDS encoding sigma factor-like helix-turn-helix DNA-binding protein, with product MSKNIIDKLVGDGFVVNDFLVGSTKVSQMQMKKKAITQKVIEALASLTPEEYVQSVYKLGAANLSTANIRLLVDNDITYPQLASMTYDVFFERIGRKNKKAIFKRIMEAYNSCETLFQLDISPKMYNFYLFQICEQLPPRHYVTIDSLCNELSFKLQLPKIEIDKQRIKQFLEKKTTEKYLTYTPRLGFTKNYRTIKLFLARDFNDKYILIRRMNGETLKEIGVSLGVSRERIRQREAKLLNRLPQLEELIYYKEIFETYNWDENLFSAVYGEALEVYQLLNVRLKRGVKSAIEALRELPLTEEQQRIILEHFNCYINFEKQVVSYNNKVAFFEHLMYHFGQTAVSNEEFIEVANDYIAEHQLSPSLFYTERSGLGIPDRSQKILRTKSNSFRFYDTTIIEPEVINHLKDLLDLDPGVYHMSKLFKENEALMFELNVNSEYELHNLYKKCIEVEGVTFTKMPEFCVKTKKDEFLKSLFYELAPISIEKFLVYVENTYGLRKDSLYSLLYSEAYLPFIHNNEIKVKYTKVSEEEYAMVAPLLKDDIYTVQEFIALGAVKISNFKEKFINNQALMKLNYSLKGIFVLHRKYLSVDQYFTELILKDDIFKNIRTRHFKTNHFLTALYNLEKNLEIVKVAPDVYLTNEKLENVGVTKEELVAYRDAAFEFANTPYFTYYYLKNEGFEHELEDYGFEEIFYERLIWTHPELRALYTKKCTIFSKGRHDFTLKDVLEWLFNQNVDSLDFDLLQIRLQKKFGIYIKREKLLYTLQNSELYYSKEMNKIYRNKKIFYEVIYS